From Magnolia sinica isolate HGM2019 chromosome 13, MsV1, whole genome shotgun sequence, one genomic window encodes:
- the LOC131222667 gene encoding glucan endo-1,3-beta-glucosidase 4 isoform X1, with product MLPEKWRSGMFLILVFMLCNTSGAFVGMNVGTDLSNPPSAADVVKILKAQQITHIRLFNADHKMLSALAKTGIEVMVSITNEELLGIGESRSTAADWVNRNVAAFVPATNITAIAVGSEVLTTIPNAYAVLVPAMWYIHSALVASNLNFLVKISTPQSMDVMPKPFPPSTAIFNSTWNNVMWQLLQFLKKTDSYFMLNAHPYYGYTSGNGIFPLDYALSRALPRNKQIVDPNTLLHYTSMFEAMVDAAYYSMEALNVSGIPVLVTETGWPWLGGTNESDATVDNAVVYNNNLIRHVLNGSGTPSQPAMPVSAYIYELFNEDLRPGPTSEKNWGVFFPNGTTVYSLSLSGASQIGGNSSGVGAFCVAKNGVDSSALLAGLNWACGPGSANCTPIQAGQPCYEPNTAENHASYAFNDYFHRTRSSGGTCDFGGSAMISSIDPSYGSCIFAGSLRSNASLMTPAFGPAGLDSNALIERPSILVLLIPAILLAIVWFDKHL from the exons ATGTTACCTGAAAAATGGCGAAGCGGCATGTTTCTGATCCTTGTTTTCATGCTTTGCAATACATCAG GTGCATTTGTTGGGATGAACGTCGGCACTGATTTGTCCAATCCACCATCGGCGGCAGATGTGGTGAAAATCCTGAAAGCCCAGCAGATCACCCACATCCGCCTCTTCAATGCGGATCATAAGATGCTAAGTGCTCTTGCAAAAACTGGAATTGAGGTGATGGTAAGCATCACCAACGAAGAGCTTCTGGGCATTGGAGAATCCCGATCGACTGCAGCAGATTGGGTCAACCGGAATGTTGCAGCATTTGTGCCAGCGACCAATATCACGGCCATTGCTGTTGGCAGTGAGGTCCTGACCACGATACCAAATGCCTATGCGGTACTGGTTCCTGCCATGTGGTACATTCATTCTGCTCTTGTGGCTTCTAACCTCAACTTTCTTGTGAAAATTTCGACCCCTCAATCTATGGATGTGATGCCTAAACCGTTCCCGCCATCCACGGCCATTTTCAATTCCACATGGAATAATGTCATGTGGCAGCTTCTCCAGTTTTTGAAGAAAACCGATTCCTATTTCATGTTGAATGCCCATCCTTATTATGGTTACACCAGCGGGAATGGTATTTTCCCACTCGATTATGCGCTTTCCCGTGCACTCCCTCGAAACAAGCAGATTGTCGACCCCAACACTCTTTTGCATTACACTAGCATGTTTGAAGCCATGGTTGATGCTGCTTACTACTCCATGGAAGCACTTAATGTCTCTGGGATTCCGGTCCTTGTGACGGAAACCGGCTGGCCCTGGCTCGGCGGGACCAATGAATCTGATGCCACGGTTGACAATGCGGTGGTCTACAACAACAACCTGATCCGCCATGTCCTCAATGGTTCAGGTACCCCTAGCCAACCTGCTATGCCAGTCAGTGCATACATCTATGAGCTGTTCAATGAGGATCTGCGGCCGGGGCCCACGTCTGAGAAGAACTGGGGTGTTTTCTTTCCAAATGGGACAACTGTGTATTCCTTGAGCTTGAGTGGCGCATCTCAGATCGGGGGGAACTCGTCAGGGGTTGGGGCATTTTGCGTGGCCAAGAATGGGGTGGACTCCAGTGCTCTGTTGGCGGGTTTGAATTGGGCTTGTGGGCCTGGGTCAGCAAACTGCACTCCCATCCAAGCGGGTCAGCCATGTTATGAGCCGAACACTGCTGAGAACCATGCTTCCTATGCCTTCAATGACTATTTCCACAGAACACGGTCATCTGGTGGGACCTGTGACTTTGGTGGTTCAGCCATGATAAGCTCCATCGATCCGA GCTATGGTTCGTGTATCTTTGCAGGAAG CTTGAGGTCGAACGCAAGCTTAATGACTCCAGCATTTGGGCCTGCAGGCCTTGACAGCAATGCTTTGATAGAGCGGCCTTCCATTCTTGTTCTTCTAATTCCGGCGATCTTGCTTGCTATTGTTTGGTTTGACAAGCACTTGTAA
- the LOC131222667 gene encoding glucan endo-1,3-beta-glucosidase 4 isoform X2, whose protein sequence is MLPEKWRSGMFLILVFMLCNTSGAFVGMNVGTDLSNPPSAADVVKILKAQQITHIRLFNADHKMLSALAKTGIEVMVSITNEELLGIGESRSTAADWVNRNVAAFVPATNITAIAVGSEVLTTIPNAYAVLVPAMWYIHSALVASNLNFLVKISTPQSMDVMPKPFPPSTAIFNSTWNNVMWQLLQFLKKTDSYFMLNAHPYYGYTSGNGIFPLDYALSRALPRNKQIVDPNTLLHYTSMFEAMVDAAYYSMEALNVSGIPVLVTETGWPWLGGTNESDATVDNAVVYNNNLIRHVLNGSGTPSQPAMPVSAYIYELFNEDLRPGPTSEKNWGVFFPNGTTVYSLSLSGASQIGGNSSGVGAFCVAKNGVDSSALLAGLNWACGPGSANCTPIQAGQPCYEPNTAENHASYAFNDYFHRTRSSGGTCDFGGSAMISSIDPRRYVFPTHFSHFDLSAASSNLLTIIFQQLEVERKLNDSSIWACRP, encoded by the exons ATGTTACCTGAAAAATGGCGAAGCGGCATGTTTCTGATCCTTGTTTTCATGCTTTGCAATACATCAG GTGCATTTGTTGGGATGAACGTCGGCACTGATTTGTCCAATCCACCATCGGCGGCAGATGTGGTGAAAATCCTGAAAGCCCAGCAGATCACCCACATCCGCCTCTTCAATGCGGATCATAAGATGCTAAGTGCTCTTGCAAAAACTGGAATTGAGGTGATGGTAAGCATCACCAACGAAGAGCTTCTGGGCATTGGAGAATCCCGATCGACTGCAGCAGATTGGGTCAACCGGAATGTTGCAGCATTTGTGCCAGCGACCAATATCACGGCCATTGCTGTTGGCAGTGAGGTCCTGACCACGATACCAAATGCCTATGCGGTACTGGTTCCTGCCATGTGGTACATTCATTCTGCTCTTGTGGCTTCTAACCTCAACTTTCTTGTGAAAATTTCGACCCCTCAATCTATGGATGTGATGCCTAAACCGTTCCCGCCATCCACGGCCATTTTCAATTCCACATGGAATAATGTCATGTGGCAGCTTCTCCAGTTTTTGAAGAAAACCGATTCCTATTTCATGTTGAATGCCCATCCTTATTATGGTTACACCAGCGGGAATGGTATTTTCCCACTCGATTATGCGCTTTCCCGTGCACTCCCTCGAAACAAGCAGATTGTCGACCCCAACACTCTTTTGCATTACACTAGCATGTTTGAAGCCATGGTTGATGCTGCTTACTACTCCATGGAAGCACTTAATGTCTCTGGGATTCCGGTCCTTGTGACGGAAACCGGCTGGCCCTGGCTCGGCGGGACCAATGAATCTGATGCCACGGTTGACAATGCGGTGGTCTACAACAACAACCTGATCCGCCATGTCCTCAATGGTTCAGGTACCCCTAGCCAACCTGCTATGCCAGTCAGTGCATACATCTATGAGCTGTTCAATGAGGATCTGCGGCCGGGGCCCACGTCTGAGAAGAACTGGGGTGTTTTCTTTCCAAATGGGACAACTGTGTATTCCTTGAGCTTGAGTGGCGCATCTCAGATCGGGGGGAACTCGTCAGGGGTTGGGGCATTTTGCGTGGCCAAGAATGGGGTGGACTCCAGTGCTCTGTTGGCGGGTTTGAATTGGGCTTGTGGGCCTGGGTCAGCAAACTGCACTCCCATCCAAGCGGGTCAGCCATGTTATGAGCCGAACACTGCTGAGAACCATGCTTCCTATGCCTTCAATGACTATTTCCACAGAACACGGTCATCTGGTGGGACCTGTGACTTTGGTGGTTCAGCCATGATAAGCTCCATCGATCCGA GAAGGTATGTTTTCCCAACTCATTTCTCGCATTTTGATCTGTCTGCTGCCAGCTCCAACCTTCTAACTATAATCTTCCAACAGCTTGAGGTCGAACGCAAGCTTAATGACTCCAGCATTTGGGCCTGCAGGCCTTGA